A window of Sphingorhabdus lacus contains these coding sequences:
- the hflK gene encoding protease modulator HflK: MRNKIDQESGSILATEGKGPWDSPSSSESGRSGKPKSSGDDGSKPEPVNPWDPAPAGSTQPGRQRGPSLEDLLRRTGGGKGGGFGGLPSRGDGKSWWPIILGAFVALWLVWTSVHRIGPEQEGVVTFFGKYSRTVSPGIQFTLPAPFEDIQKVDTKQIQTTAVGSPKASSENLVLTKDQSIIDMAYDVRWSIKDPELYLFQLENADSTVKEVAESAMRAAVANYDLTQAIGPGRGGIEIEVRRRMQQVLDEYRSGVLVQSISIRQSDPPAEVNDAFREVNAAQQRRESYLNDARAYASRVTELAIGETTEFDKIYVQYREAPEVTKRRLYYETMEQVLGKVDKTIVETGGVTPYLPLPEFQKKAAAKNEPVTVTGKKQ, encoded by the coding sequence ATGCGCAATAAAATTGATCAAGAGAGCGGTTCCATTTTGGCTACAGAAGGCAAAGGACCGTGGGATTCACCATCATCATCGGAAAGCGGACGGTCCGGAAAACCCAAATCTTCCGGGGATGACGGTTCCAAACCCGAACCAGTGAACCCTTGGGACCCCGCACCTGCCGGATCCACCCAGCCTGGCCGACAACGTGGCCCCTCGCTTGAAGATCTTTTGCGCCGCACGGGCGGTGGTAAAGGCGGCGGCTTTGGTGGACTGCCTTCGCGCGGCGACGGAAAAAGCTGGTGGCCGATCATCCTGGGCGCTTTTGTCGCACTTTGGCTGGTTTGGACCAGCGTCCACAGGATAGGCCCGGAACAAGAGGGTGTTGTCACTTTCTTCGGCAAATATTCGCGCACCGTATCGCCGGGTATCCAGTTCACGCTGCCTGCGCCTTTCGAAGATATTCAGAAGGTCGACACGAAGCAGATCCAGACGACGGCCGTCGGCTCACCCAAAGCGAGCAGCGAAAATCTTGTCCTGACCAAGGACCAGAGCATTATCGACATGGCCTATGATGTCCGTTGGTCGATCAAGGATCCGGAGCTTTATCTGTTCCAGCTGGAAAATGCGGATTCAACCGTCAAGGAAGTCGCCGAAAGCGCAATGCGTGCGGCAGTTGCCAATTATGACCTGACACAAGCGATCGGTCCTGGCCGTGGTGGTATCGAAATCGAAGTCCGTCGCCGGATGCAGCAGGTGCTCGACGAATATCGTTCGGGCGTGCTTGTCCAAAGCATCTCGATCCGCCAGTCCGACCCGCCTGCCGAGGTGAATGACGCGTTCCGCGAAGTAAACGCGGCGCAACAGCGTCGGGAAAGCTATTTGAACGACGCCCGCGCCTATGCCAGCCGCGTGACCGAACTTGCCATTGGTGAGACGACCGAGTTCGATAAAATCTATGTGCAATATCGTGAAGCGCCGGAAGTCACGAAACGCCGGCTCTATTATGAAACGATGGAGCAGGTTCTCGGCAAGGTGGACAAGACCATCGTCGAGACAGGCGGTGTAACCCCCTATCTTCCGCTTCCCGAGTTCCAGAAAAAAGCCGCGGCAAAAAATGAACCCGTGACCGTAACAGGCAAAAAGCAATGA
- the hflC gene encoding protease modulator HflC: protein MNQTLLRNPLYLGVAAIGALILLSMSVTVVPETQQAIISSYGKVDRVVNAYRKGEVFGDTRAGLTFRIPLVEQIQMIDKRVLSVEMEQQEVLSTDQLRLQVDAFARFRITRPDQMYRTIRTEDRLREQLRTILGSSLRNELGKRTFATLLSAERGEVMENIQTALNREASKYGAEVIDVRIKRADLPAATLQSAYNRMRSARNQEAIAIDAEGQKEAQIIRAEAEAEAARIYAISYNKDPDFYDFYRAMQSYRQTFQNGEGSSNIILSPQNAYLEKFRNGR from the coding sequence ATGAACCAGACACTCCTCCGCAACCCGCTCTATCTAGGCGTGGCCGCCATCGGCGCGCTGATCCTGCTTAGCATGTCGGTTACCGTTGTGCCCGAAACGCAACAGGCCATCATCAGCAGCTATGGTAAGGTCGATCGCGTCGTGAACGCCTACCGCAAAGGCGAAGTCTTTGGCGACACACGCGCAGGTTTAACCTTCCGCATTCCCTTGGTCGAGCAGATCCAGATGATCGACAAGCGCGTACTCAGCGTCGAGATGGAACAGCAGGAAGTGCTGTCGACGGACCAGCTCCGGCTGCAGGTGGATGCCTTCGCCCGTTTCCGGATTACCAGGCCCGACCAGATGTACCGGACTATCCGCACAGAGGATCGTCTGCGCGAGCAATTGCGTACGATCTTGGGATCGTCGCTGCGCAACGAACTCGGCAAGCGCACATTTGCGACCTTGCTGAGCGCCGAGCGCGGCGAAGTGATGGAGAATATCCAGACGGCCCTGAACCGTGAAGCCAGCAAATATGGTGCGGAAGTTATCGACGTACGTATCAAACGCGCCGATCTTCCTGCCGCGACGTTGCAATCGGCCTATAACCGGATGCGCAGTGCCCGTAACCAGGAAGCAATTGCGATTGATGCCGAAGGCCAGAAAGAGGCCCAGATCATCCGTGCCGAGGCCGAAGCCGAAGCCGCGCGTATCTATGCCATCAGCTACAACAAAGACCCGGATTTCTACGATTTCTACCGCGCGATGCAAAGCTATCGGCAGACATTCCAGAATGGCGAAGGGTCGAGCAACATCATCCTGTCGCCGCAAAACGCCTATCTGGAGAAATTCCGGAACGGTCGTTAG
- a CDS encoding trypsin-like peptidase domain-containing protein, with amino-acid sequence MKSVRYAYAATTALLLTGSALALVNGSPVTAQTALPVSAQANLAPAGAPASFADLVVQLQPAVVNISTKQKVQVATSLNPFTGERRPVTQEQASGGSGFLISSDGYIVTNNHVVAGGPTGDAVDRVTVTLFDGKEYTAEIVGRDPQSDIALLKIKATDLPFVAMADSTKSRVGDWVIAIGNPLGLSSSVTAGIISALQRNIGAGGAYDRFIQTDTAINPGNSGGPLFNLKGEVIGINNRLISPIGANIGVGFAIPAEEAKPVIESLKKGVRPERGYLGVGIRPVNEKLADSLGIEKNRGEEVTGVVPGQAGDKGGLKEFDIVLKIDGQDVSPERTLSYIIANTKPGSRATLEILREGKPQKLNVIVGTRPTEEQIAKSNFNPDEQKEFDGETNEASAKYLRDALGISVIPLDEAIARRLGIPADTRGLVIDIAGSGTVAQAGIQRADIIVSVNYKSVTTPEELVTAIKSARAAGRSNILLGVRRRGGPTQFAAVGID; translated from the coding sequence ATGAAATCCGTGCGTTACGCTTATGCTGCTACAACCGCTCTACTGCTGACCGGAAGCGCTTTGGCGCTGGTCAATGGTTCGCCCGTAACCGCCCAAACGGCACTGCCCGTTTCGGCGCAGGCCAATCTGGCGCCTGCCGGTGCCCCGGCGAGCTTTGCCGATCTGGTTGTTCAACTCCAGCCTGCTGTGGTCAATATTTCGACCAAGCAAAAAGTGCAGGTAGCAACCAGCCTGAACCCCTTCACTGGCGAACGCCGTCCGGTTACGCAGGAACAGGCGAGCGGTGGCTCGGGCTTTCTGATTTCTTCTGATGGCTACATCGTCACGAACAACCATGTTGTTGCCGGTGGCCCGACGGGTGATGCCGTTGATCGTGTTACGGTCACCTTGTTTGACGGCAAGGAATATACCGCAGAAATCGTCGGCCGCGATCCGCAATCGGACATTGCCCTGTTGAAGATCAAAGCGACCGACCTGCCGTTCGTTGCAATGGCAGATTCAACCAAGAGCCGCGTCGGCGACTGGGTTATCGCCATTGGCAACCCGCTGGGCCTCAGCAGCTCGGTCACAGCAGGTATCATTTCCGCGTTGCAGCGTAATATTGGCGCAGGTGGTGCTTATGACCGTTTCATCCAGACCGACACAGCAATTAACCCGGGTAACTCGGGCGGCCCGCTGTTCAACCTGAAGGGTGAAGTAATCGGCATCAATAACCGCCTGATTTCGCCCATCGGCGCGAATATCGGTGTGGGCTTTGCCATTCCGGCGGAAGAAGCCAAGCCGGTCATTGAGTCGCTGAAAAAGGGTGTCCGCCCTGAGCGCGGTTATCTGGGTGTAGGCATCCGGCCCGTCAATGAAAAGCTTGCTGATTCGCTCGGGATTGAGAAGAACCGGGGTGAAGAAGTAACAGGGGTTGTGCCTGGTCAAGCTGGTGACAAAGGTGGTCTTAAAGAATTTGACATCGTTTTGAAAATTGACGGCCAGGATGTCTCGCCTGAACGAACATTATCTTACATTATTGCCAACACTAAACCAGGATCGAGAGCGACGCTTGAAATCTTGCGAGAAGGTAAACCTCAGAAATTGAACGTGATCGTCGGAACGCGGCCGACTGAAGAGCAGATCGCAAAGAGTAATTTCAACCCGGATGAACAAAAAGAATTTGATGGAGAAACAAATGAGGCGTCTGCAAAATATTTGCGCGATGCCTTAGGAATAAGTGTCATTCCGCTCGACGAAGCAATCGCTCGCCGCTTAGGTATTCCGGCGGACACCCGCGGTCTGGTAATTGACATTGCAGGTTCCGGAACTGTTGCCCAAGCAGGCATTCAACGTGCAGATATCATCGTTTCAGTGAATTACAAATCTGTCACCACTCCGGAAGAGTTGGTTACGGCTATCAAATCTGCTCGGGCAGCAGGACGTTCCAACATTCTACTCGGCGTTAGGCGTCGGGGAGGACCGACTCAATTTGCCGCTGTTGGTATTGATTGA
- a CDS encoding M20 metallopeptidase family protein, giving the protein MSLTDTPWHDDATALLPDLVELRRAIHAEPELGLQNPKTLAKIKAALAGLPLELREGPSTTGLIATLKGPANGRTVLLRGDMDALPLHEDTGLDYSSTTDGAMHACGHDTHVAMLVGAAKMLCARRDELAGTVQFMFQPGEEGHHGARFMLDDGLIDPLPDAAFALHIMPNAPRGVFTGRAGPLLASSDVLSITVKGAGGHASMPHDATDPIPVACEIVSAIQTMVTRTVSVFDPAVVTIAKITAGTTNNIIPETAHMLGTIRTLSPRQRAQVAEHLHRLGPNIAAAHGCTAEVHIEPGFPVTLCDARAVQFGKSVVEDVFGEESWITLDTPIMGAEDFAYVLEKVPGAMFFLGASHEGDDWRSCCGLHSNRMVLDDSVMARGAALHAAIAERFLTDGFE; this is encoded by the coding sequence ATGAGCCTGACCGACACCCCTTGGCACGATGATGCCACCGCCCTCCTTCCCGACCTTGTCGAATTGCGACGGGCAATCCATGCCGAGCCCGAACTGGGCCTGCAAAACCCCAAAACGCTGGCGAAGATAAAGGCCGCTTTGGCGGGCCTGCCGCTGGAACTGCGCGAAGGGCCGTCGACGACAGGCTTGATCGCCACGTTGAAGGGCCCGGCCAATGGCCGCACGGTTCTATTGCGGGGCGATATGGACGCCTTGCCACTCCATGAAGATACCGGGCTGGACTATAGCTCGACCACCGACGGTGCGATGCACGCCTGTGGCCATGACACCCATGTCGCGATGTTGGTGGGAGCCGCCAAGATGCTGTGCGCGCGGCGCGACGAACTGGCAGGCACGGTGCAGTTCATGTTCCAGCCGGGCGAAGAAGGCCATCATGGCGCGCGCTTCATGCTCGATGACGGCCTGATCGATCCGCTACCCGACGCGGCATTTGCCCTGCACATCATGCCCAACGCCCCGCGCGGCGTGTTTACGGGTAGAGCCGGACCATTGTTGGCGTCATCCGACGTGCTGAGCATCACGGTCAAGGGTGCTGGCGGCCATGCATCCATGCCGCACGATGCGACCGACCCTATCCCCGTAGCCTGCGAAATAGTCTCCGCTATCCAGACGATGGTGACGCGCACCGTGTCTGTATTTGACCCTGCCGTCGTGACCATCGCCAAAATCACGGCCGGTACGACCAACAATATCATTCCCGAAACTGCGCATATGCTGGGCACGATCCGGACCCTGTCACCGCGCCAACGGGCACAGGTGGCCGAACATCTGCACCGGCTTGGGCCAAATATAGCCGCTGCGCACGGCTGCACCGCCGAAGTGCATATCGAGCCGGGGTTCCCGGTCACATTGTGCGATGCGCGTGCGGTCCAGTTCGGAAAATCGGTCGTCGAAGATGTCTTTGGCGAAGAAAGCTGGATCACGCTCGACACGCCGATCATGGGCGCCGAAGATTTCGCCTATGTCCTCGAAAAAGTCCCCGGCGCGATGTTCTTCCTGGGCGCCAGCCATGAAGGCGACGACTGGCGTTCCTGCTGCGGACTTCACTCCAACCGCATGGTCCTCGACGACAGCGTCATGGCACGCGGCGCAGCGTTGCATGCGGCCATTGCGGAGCGGTTTTTGACGGACGGGTTTGAATAG
- a CDS encoding dipeptidase, which translates to MAGQNSVMTLNLTRIVTVSALAFIAAAVPASAATPEETAREVLSKTPVIDGHNDTPHQIAELFDRDFSKFDLKGLSPDILAKTHTDIPTLRAGYLGGQFWSVYVDAALPKHEAVTRTVEQIDVVRQMIARYPDVFVYADTAATAEAAMKRGKIASLIGMEGGHSIGSSLEILRQMHALGARYMTITHSLTTDWADSATDAPKHDGLSPFGFEVIAEMNRLGMIVDLSHVSEATMHDVLDKGKAPVLFTHSNARAVTPHPRNVPDSVLKRLPQNGGVVMVTFVPGFTSPERRQWEYERSAVAGRAKIEFTGNPAGEKAAVDAWIAAHPQPKATLVQVADHIDHIRKVAGIDHIGIGGDFGGVDELPVGLENVATYPALFAELVRRGYSKTDLAKIAQVNALRVMRGVEAAAEK; encoded by the coding sequence ATGGCAGGCCAGAACAGCGTGATGACTTTGAACTTAACGCGGATTGTGACCGTTTCAGCTCTCGCATTTATCGCAGCCGCTGTCCCGGCAAGCGCCGCAACTCCCGAAGAGACGGCGCGTGAGGTGCTTTCCAAAACGCCTGTGATCGATGGCCATAACGATACGCCGCACCAGATTGCCGAGTTGTTCGACCGCGACTTTTCGAAATTCGACCTGAAAGGCCTGTCGCCCGACATATTGGCCAAGACACACACGGATATCCCTACGTTGCGCGCTGGCTATCTGGGCGGGCAGTTCTGGTCGGTCTATGTCGACGCCGCATTGCCAAAGCATGAGGCGGTGACTCGCACCGTCGAACAGATCGACGTCGTGCGCCAGATGATTGCCCGTTACCCCGATGTCTTCGTCTATGCCGACACGGCGGCGACCGCAGAGGCGGCCATGAAGAGAGGAAAGATTGCCTCACTGATCGGTATGGAGGGCGGGCACTCCATTGGCAGTTCGCTGGAGATTTTACGCCAGATGCATGCCCTTGGCGCACGCTATATGACGATCACCCACAGCCTGACGACCGATTGGGCCGATAGCGCAACGGACGCGCCCAAACATGACGGTCTGTCGCCCTTTGGCTTTGAAGTAATTGCCGAGATGAACCGTCTGGGGATGATTGTCGACCTCAGCCATGTGTCCGAAGCCACAATGCATGATGTGCTCGACAAGGGCAAAGCTCCGGTGTTGTTCACGCACAGCAACGCGCGCGCTGTTACACCGCATCCCCGAAACGTGCCGGATTCGGTGTTGAAACGTCTGCCGCAAAATGGCGGTGTGGTGATGGTGACCTTTGTTCCCGGCTTTACGTCGCCCGAACGCCGCCAATGGGAATATGAGCGCTCTGCGGTTGCGGGGCGTGCCAAGATCGAGTTCACAGGCAATCCCGCAGGCGAAAAAGCCGCCGTCGACGCATGGATCGCTGCACATCCTCAACCCAAGGCGACGTTGGTGCAGGTTGCCGACCATATCGACCATATCCGCAAAGTGGCCGGCATCGACCATATCGGTATCGGCGGCGATTTTGGCGGCGTAGACGAACTGCCGGTCGGGCTTGAAAATGTAGCCACCTACCCGGCACTTTTTGCCGAGTTGGTGCGCCGGGGATATTCCAAAACCGACCTGGCGAAAATTGCCCAGGTCAATGCGTTGCGGGTTATGCGCGGTGTGGAGGCGGCGGCTGAAAAATAA
- the nadB gene encoding L-aspartate oxidase, translating to MEADVLIIGSGAAGLTAALQLAQKYKVVVLAKGALSDGATAWAQGGIAAVLEPGDTFDSHIEDTMIAGGGLNNRATVEFVVENAPEAIERLAKLGVPFNLDGNDWHLTREGGHSHRRIVHVDDATGWAVQQALEAAAKANSNITLVPDMVAIDLIMGRHQERFSTSGRIHGVYALNRKTGKVETFTARATILACGGAGRTYLYSTAPRGATGDGIAMAWRAGCRISNMEFMQFHPTCLYNLEVKNFLITEAVRGEGGILKNPKTGHRYMPDYDERAELAPRDIVARANDAEIKRDGLDYVHLDISHKPAEFVKEHFPNIYEKLIGLGIDITKEPIPVVPAQHYTCGGVLVDLDGRTDAPGLYAAGEVTQSGLHGANRLASNSLLECFVFGDACARHIDAHWGNLPPPPAIRPWDESRVTDSDEEVVIAQCWREIRQFMWNFVGIVRTTKRLERAQHRIDLLRREIEDYYSHFRVTPDLIELRNLVEVADLIIRSALSRHESRGLHYTLDYPSLSKQAVDTILVP from the coding sequence ATGGAAGCCGACGTTCTTATCATCGGGTCCGGCGCGGCGGGTTTGACGGCGGCGTTGCAACTTGCGCAGAAATACAAGGTTGTGGTGCTGGCCAAGGGTGCGCTGTCGGACGGCGCGACGGCCTGGGCGCAGGGCGGAATTGCGGCGGTGCTGGAACCCGGCGACACGTTTGACAGCCATATCGAAGATACGATGATTGCAGGCGGCGGCCTCAACAACCGCGCTACGGTCGAATTCGTCGTCGAAAATGCACCCGAAGCCATCGAACGGCTGGCGAAGCTGGGCGTGCCCTTCAACCTTGATGGCAATGACTGGCATTTGACGCGGGAGGGTGGACACAGTCACCGGCGCATAGTCCATGTCGATGATGCCACCGGATGGGCCGTGCAGCAGGCCTTGGAGGCGGCGGCAAAGGCGAACTCCAATATAACTTTGGTCCCCGATATGGTCGCTATTGACCTGATCATGGGCCGGCATCAGGAACGCTTTTCAACTTCCGGACGTATTCACGGGGTCTATGCCCTGAACCGCAAGACCGGCAAGGTTGAAACCTTCACCGCGCGTGCGACGATTTTGGCGTGCGGTGGCGCAGGGCGGACCTATCTTTATTCCACCGCCCCGCGCGGCGCGACCGGCGACGGGATTGCCATGGCATGGCGGGCGGGTTGTCGCATTTCCAATATGGAATTCATGCAATTCCATCCCACATGCCTCTATAATCTGGAGGTCAAGAATTTCCTGATTACCGAAGCTGTGCGCGGCGAGGGCGGGATATTGAAAAACCCGAAGACCGGGCATCGCTATATGCCCGACTATGACGAGCGCGCCGAACTGGCCCCGCGCGATATCGTCGCCCGCGCTAACGACGCCGAGATCAAGCGCGACGGTCTGGATTATGTGCATCTGGATATCAGCCATAAGCCAGCGGAATTTGTGAAGGAGCATTTTCCGAACATCTATGAAAAGCTGATCGGGCTTGGCATCGACATTACCAAGGAACCGATCCCCGTCGTCCCCGCGCAGCATTATACCTGTGGCGGTGTCTTGGTCGATCTCGATGGCCGCACGGATGCCCCGGGGCTCTATGCGGCGGGCGAAGTGACTCAATCGGGGTTACACGGCGCGAACCGTTTGGCATCCAACTCGCTGCTGGAATGCTTCGTGTTCGGGGATGCCTGCGCGCGGCATATCGACGCCCATTGGGGCAATCTGCCGCCACCCCCTGCTATCCGGCCATGGGACGAAAGCCGGGTCACAGACAGTGATGAAGAGGTTGTGATTGCGCAGTGCTGGCGTGAAATCCGCCAGTTCATGTGGAACTTCGTAGGGATCGTGCGCACGACAAAAAGGCTGGAGCGCGCGCAGCATCGCATCGACCTGCTGCGCCGTGAAATTGAGGATTATTACAGCCATTTCCGGGTCACCCCCGATCTGATCGAGCTGCGTAATCTGGTTGAGGTCGCCGACCTCATCATCCGCTCTGCCCTTTCCAGGCATGAAAGCCGCGGTTTGCACTACACCCTTGATTACCCGTCTTTGTCGAAACAGGCCGTCGATACGATATTGGTCCCCTGA
- a CDS encoding ABC transporter ATP-binding protein: MSSKAISIQNLSKKYAGGKQALDDVSFDVAQGSIFGLLGPNGAGKSTLINILAGLVMKTSGSASIWGFDIDVNPRNAKASIGIVPQEIMFDPFFTPKEALELQAGLYGVPKAKRKTMELLRAVRLEDKADAYARTLSGGMKRRLLVAKAMVHSPPVIVLDEPTAGVDIELRQQLWDYVVQLNREGVTVVLTTHYLEEAEQLCDRIAIINHGKLIANKPTKELVGMAREKAVVLTLDRDVTEAPKHAAFEKSELVADRTVEITYNKDRMNAGEVLAAMQGLGLGIVDVTTKEADLEDVFLRLTSSA; this comes from the coding sequence ATGTCCAGCAAAGCCATTTCGATACAGAATCTCTCCAAAAAATATGCAGGCGGTAAGCAGGCGCTGGACGATGTCAGTTTTGACGTCGCGCAGGGGTCTATTTTCGGACTGCTCGGACCCAATGGCGCGGGCAAGTCGACGCTGATCAACATTTTGGCGGGTCTTGTGATGAAGACATCCGGATCGGCATCAATCTGGGGTTTCGATATTGACGTTAACCCCCGTAATGCAAAGGCCTCGATCGGGATCGTGCCGCAGGAAATCATGTTCGATCCCTTTTTTACGCCTAAAGAGGCGCTGGAATTGCAGGCAGGGCTTTATGGCGTGCCAAAGGCAAAGCGCAAGACGATGGAATTGCTGCGCGCTGTCCGGCTGGAGGATAAGGCAGACGCCTACGCCCGTACACTTTCGGGCGGCATGAAGCGGCGGTTGTTGGTGGCCAAGGCAATGGTCCATTCCCCGCCCGTGATTGTACTGGATGAGCCGACCGCGGGGGTCGACATCGAATTGCGGCAGCAGCTGTGGGATTATGTGGTCCAGTTAAACCGGGAAGGCGTGACGGTTGTTCTAACCACCCACTATCTGGAAGAAGCCGAACAGCTGTGCGACCGGATTGCGATCATCAACCATGGCAAGCTGATTGCCAATAAACCGACCAAAGAACTGGTCGGGATGGCGCGGGAAAAGGCGGTTGTCCTGACCCTTGACCGGGACGTGACCGAGGCGCCGAAGCATGCGGCCTTTGAAAAATCGGAGCTGGTCGCTGACCGGACCGTGGAAATCACCTATAACAAGGATCGCATGAACGCAGGCGAGGTCCTGGCCGCAATGCAAGGGCTTGGCCTTGGCATTGTGGATGTGACCACGAAGGAAGCAGATCTGGAAGATGTGTTCCTGCGGTTGACCAGTAGCGCGTGA
- a CDS encoding DUF4402 domain-containing protein — protein sequence MKSRAIPIFGRLAALCASFVGVQSAHALPGDTQTQIVNPGLVTNATSLDFGSVIAGSVQSRLRVPPTSDTVVVSAGNALPVGGSVSRARFDVVAAPLTLVFINLPSNIQLTRVSGTDQMLLDQFQQSGLPFQIMGASGQYSFYVGGRLRVNPSQAAGLYQGNFTVTVNFL from the coding sequence GTGAAAAGTCGGGCCATTCCTATTTTCGGGCGTTTAGCAGCCCTTTGCGCATCATTTGTCGGCGTTCAGTCGGCCCATGCACTGCCCGGCGATACGCAAACACAAATCGTCAATCCAGGTCTGGTGACCAATGCGACCAGCCTCGATTTCGGATCGGTTATCGCAGGAAGCGTGCAAAGCCGACTCCGCGTTCCGCCGACAAGCGACACAGTCGTCGTTTCGGCGGGAAATGCACTTCCGGTGGGTGGCAGCGTTTCGCGCGCGCGTTTCGATGTTGTTGCAGCGCCGCTGACGCTCGTTTTCATAAACCTGCCCAGCAATATCCAGCTAACCCGCGTGTCGGGAACAGATCAGATGTTGCTCGACCAGTTCCAGCAAAGTGGATTGCCGTTCCAGATCATGGGCGCAAGCGGCCAATATTCCTTTTATGTTGGCGGGCGTTTGCGGGTGAACCCTTCGCAGGCAGCCGGTCTGTATCAGGGGAATTTTACCGTCACGGTGAATTTCCTCTAA
- a CDS encoding DUF4402 domain-containing protein, which yields MPHTENLYYFQSIYLIMCGAKFRYLGKLSGALALAMAAFASNPAIAETETANAEITVVRPLSFVIDDNLDFGSLIPGTTAGTVTMAPTGARTATNGIVLVGGGHTPATFSGQGTFNQRVDISLGANSILITGPGAPMRVRTFVVGSTPTAILTTTPTRFRIAAANGIFTFPLGATLEVGANQAPGKYTGNWSITLNYF from the coding sequence GTGCCGCATACAGAAAATCTTTACTATTTTCAGTCTATCTACCTCATCATGTGTGGGGCAAAATTCAGGTATCTAGGGAAGCTTAGCGGCGCGCTCGCCCTCGCAATGGCGGCGTTTGCGAGCAATCCCGCTATTGCCGAGACCGAAACGGCAAACGCCGAGATAACGGTTGTGCGCCCGCTTTCGTTCGTCATCGACGATAATCTGGATTTCGGCTCCCTCATTCCGGGGACGACCGCAGGTACCGTCACGATGGCACCAACGGGAGCCCGCACTGCGACCAACGGCATTGTACTTGTCGGCGGTGGACATACCCCTGCGACCTTCTCGGGACAGGGAACATTTAACCAGCGTGTGGATATTTCGCTTGGTGCCAATAGTATTCTGATTACCGGTCCTGGCGCGCCTATGCGTGTGCGGACTTTTGTGGTCGGTAGCACCCCTACTGCCATACTTACGACGACACCAACGCGTTTTCGCATTGCGGCGGCCAACGGGATCTTCACATTCCCGCTCGGCGCGACATTGGAAGTCGGTGCTAACCAGGCACCGGGCAAATATACCGGCAACTGGTCAATCACACTCAACTATTTTTGA
- a CDS encoding zinc-finger domain-containing protein, with protein MSTFQPETIRVRDTRIACDGSGDIPAALGHPKVWLQIDEKGYVDCGYCDRRFVLIGGPADNGKG; from the coding sequence ATGAGCACTTTTCAGCCCGAAACAATCCGCGTCCGTGACACCCGTATCGCTTGCGATGGCAGCGGTGACATTCCTGCTGCCTTGGGTCATCCCAAGGTGTGGCTGCAAATCGACGAAAAAGGCTATGTCGACTGTGGCTATTGCGACCGCCGTTTCGTTCTGATTGGCGGCCCTGCCGATAACGGCAAAGGCTAA